From the genome of Pseudomonadota bacterium:
TATTCGGGGTGAGGCGCATTTCTTCCGCGAACGGCGTGCCGCCGAGCGTGCACTTCATCATGCATTGGAAGGCGGAGAAGACTTAATCGACGTCGGACTCATGCAGGTCAACTGGCGATTTCACCAGGCGCGCCTCGGCAGTCCGAGCGGCGCACTCGACCCCTATCGCAATCTTCGTATTGCGGCGCGCATTCTCCGCGAGTGTCATCGCGAGCGCTCGGACTGGTGGGCGGCTGTGGGTTGCTACCACGCGCCGGCCGATCCGGCACGCGCGGCAAAGTACCGATCCCTGGTGCGTCAGCACTGGCGCCGGCTACGGCGGACGGGTTGAGAGCCCATGAATTCGGGACGGCGGCGGATGGCATTCGGGCTGATGCTGATCATAGTAGGACGTGCATCTGCGGAGGGTCTTACGGTTATCTACGACAATGGTGATACGCAGCCCATTGCCCCCTACCTTGAGATCTTGAAAGACCCGACTGAGGGCGACGACACCGAAGCGCCCCAGTTCCCTCGCTCGGCGCAGCAGATCTGAGCCAACTGTTACCGATCCACTCGCCGGATCTGACACCCGGTCCCGTAACACGCACCGCTATCAGCCGACCGTATTCGGCGCCGCTCTTTCTGATCGGGTGCGACCCACTCTCGGCACGCTGGTTGGCTGCGAACCGCTCGCGGCTCGCCCATCTCGGTGCCGTCGGCATGGTCGTCGAGGTGCCGGACGAGGCTGCGCTCCAACGCATCACCGAACTGGCCGGTGGGTTGTCGTTGTTGCCGGCGTCAGCCACCGACCTGGCCGCGAGTCTCGGCATCACGCACTACCCGGTGTTGATCACGCAAGACGGCTTTGAGCAATGAGCCGCTATCCTCTCGAAGCACTGCTGCGTCCGCCGGTCGAGTTGTGGTCGGCGCTGGCGGCGAGCGCCGTCGGCACTATCGCGCTGCTGGCGCCGTGGTCCTTGATGATGCCGCCGGGACTGGCCCACGGCACGGCGGCAGCGCTATTTGCGCTCGCCGTGTTGGAGAGGCCGTCAGGGCTGGCGGATTCTCCGATACCAACGCCATTTGCGCCAGTTACCCGAATACCATATTCGTGCCGCGCAGATCCCGGTCAGCCATAGCAAGCTGTTTCTCGGACGTGGATTTCGTTGGACGCAACGCCACACGCAGCGCCTGCGCGACACGTTGCGTCCTGAGGCGGCCCGCTATCTTGAACCGAACCGCCTCTACCGCTGGGCGCGACAGGCCGAAATTGCCTGGGAGTCGAAGCCATTCCTGGATGGCCTGGCGCGAGGACTGCGTTCACGCGTCTGGTGGAATCCGCTGCGTCCGCTGCCGGCGGTGGGCGGCCTTCCGGCGCTCCATGGCGTGGAGCCCGATGAGCAGAACGTCTGGATGAATCTCAGCGACCGCGTCGGACACACGCTGGTCCTCGGCACTACCCGCGTCGGCAAGACCCGACTCGCTGAAGTCTTGATCACCCAGGATATCCATCGTGGTGACTGCGTGATCGTGTTCGATCCGAAAGGCGACGCCGATCTACTCCGGCGAATATTCGCGGAAGCAGCCCGCGCCGGCCGCGCCGACGCGTTTTTGCTCTTTCATCTCGGCTATCCGCAAGTCTCAGCACGTTACAACGCTATCGGGCATTTCTCGCGGATTACGGAGGTGGCCACGCGGATCGCCAACCAACTGCCGAGTGAAGGCAACTCGGCCGCCTTCAAAGAATTCGCATGGCGCTTCGTCAACATCATCGCGCGTGCGTTGGTCGCGCTGGGTCGCCGACCTGATTACACCCAGGTACGGCGCTACATCAACGATATCGAACCCCTCTTCGTAGAATATGCGCAGGCACACTTAGCCGCGAAGGGTCCGCCTGGATGGCAGGCGGCTTTGAGCACCACGGGTGAGCAGACTAAGGATAAAAATC
Proteins encoded in this window:
- a CDS encoding transglycosylase SLT domain-containing protein is translated as MPSGYQQVAAEYAIPPQIFYAVALTESGRRVEGSAALHPWPWTLNIRGEAHFFRERRAAERALHHALEGGEDLIDVGLMQVNWRFHQARLGSPSGALDPYRNLRIAARILRECHRERSDWWAAVGCYHAPADPARAAKYRSLVRQHWRRLRRTG